The following are encoded together in the Nyctibius grandis isolate bNycGra1 chromosome 5, bNycGra1.pri, whole genome shotgun sequence genome:
- the NDUFA6 gene encoding NADH dehydrogenase [ubiquinone] 1 alpha subcomplex subunit 6: MAVAGKGAVSAAVKPIFSRDLGEAKRRVRELYRAWYREVPNTVHLYQLDITVKQGRNKVREMFMKNAHITDPRVIDMLVIKGKMDLQETIQVWKQRTHIMRYFHETETPRPKDFLSKFYAGHDP; this comes from the exons ATGGCGGTGGCGGGCAAAGGCGCGGTGTCCGCGGCGGTGAAGCCGATCTTCAGCCGGGACCTGGGCGAGGCGAAGCGACGCGTGAGGGAGCTGTACCGGGCCTGGTACCGCGAGGTGCCCAACACGG TACACCTCTACCAGCTGGACATCACGGTGAAACAGGGGCGTAACAAGGTGCGGGAGATGTTCATGAAGAATGCCCACATTACAGATCCACGGGTGATAGACATGCTGGTTATTAAG GGAAAAATGGATCTTCAAGAAACCATTCAGGTATGGAAGCAGAGGACTCACATCATGAGGTATTTCCATGAGACGGAAACCCCACGACCTAAAGACTTTCTGTCCAAATTCTATGCGGGCCACGA